In Pleurocapsa sp. PCC 7319, the following are encoded in one genomic region:
- a CDS encoding caspase family protein produces the protein MNKRFIKTVTLVMAEFKRSLAVVIGINEYHNGIARLKTAVPDAIAIAEILKDHYQYQLVHPNFKTGVIVNHYATKDRLKSLFTDILPNKIRPTQSDRLVLYFAGHGIARSSDTGPEGYLVPQDGNVNEPNSLLRMGDLHDWLSYLECRHLLVILDCCFAGTFRWASTRKLIPIPEKIHWEHYYRFIKYSAWQVITSAAHNQEALDFLNNRDLDTSQQHSPFAEGLIKALGDRQADLIADGVITTPELYLYLRDYVELNSQEKQTPGFFPLTKHDRGEYIFKLPDLEPQLEPAPKLEKDNNPYRGLESFEERHSRLFFGRQEVIQDLFEKVTQPHQQLTVVLGISGSGKSSLVKAGLIPYLREKEPQKWQILEPIRPGNKPFSSLARVLSALNNQDQTNFEDQVVLFDHNPPTEASRSLAGDTTILGQKLQQNPHQSINSIQTWSREHSQTKLLLVIDQFEELITLAQATVTTTEEQKSTWWNKLQTKLFSATRGKTDPVETQKREECHDFIDLLAQILEQCPQVSLIITLRSDFEPRFLTSALQSDWAISRFVVRAMRSDELRDVVEKPATEMALYFEPANLVDRLVDEVAQMPGALPLLSFTLSEMYINLHRAWIEEGKEDRALTVDADFEREGGVAGALTRRANQEYDNLPNQAHQLTMRQVMLRMVEIDGGEAVKRRVLKPELIYPSQSENQRVERVLNSLVDTRLIVTGKDTESDSIYYEPAHDFLVRGWDKLQDWLQKGQLQDNLFLQRLLTPAAFEWQEKKKPRDYLWNANPRLGILKQILGSENNWFNQVEKEFVKDSIDQKKLNVTMRWSGAIAVITILSTLLIAALLARMQAKIGQSNASKQSARLNLTSNQSLDSMLDNLRAATALQDYLLKLSGLNEQLKQPVAKTLQWSVYQVKELNRMQGNVEDTVPVRSIFNPQGDLLASAEENGIIRLWNLQGEELRSWQADRHRVWTVSFSSAQDYQNNLVSGSESGMIRLWNLEGEELAAWKAHQGQVRDFDFSQDGQLMVSAGWNDGTVALWNLQGKLLRRWQADSDMVKSVSFSPDEQLIATAGRDQTIRLWNFQGKLLQKFPVHSWKVIFSPNGQLFASAGDDGVVKVWNRKYQLVGSWQADRQRLWNIAFSSDGQAIASAGEDGNARVWNLHGKQLSEFRGHNGPVRSVSFSQDGKLLASSGDDGTTRLWTLENQELAKWQGDRNWIQDLVFSIDGKFLASTGEDGKIRLWDLEGKLLSEFLGHYSLIGRISLSPDGQLLAGVSKNGTVHLWNLQGELLQTLPTQIRSPETIRFSRDGQLLAIAGANGIIKLWNLQGELVAELSEHEGLVNSLSFSPDGKLLASASEDGTVIVWDWESEQVINQFQDHIGEVYAVAFSPDGKWLASGGQDSTIRRWNIENNSTKFPLHIYQARVNSVIYSPDGKTIFSSDDRGSVRLWDFDSGESLATWTAHQSGIKRLSLNPEGNLLATTGEGGEIKLWRIDSFEQLIGQVCSLMENYLQNNSAVAQSDRFLCNNTP, from the coding sequence TTGAATAAACGGTTTATTAAAACAGTTACTTTGGTGATGGCTGAATTTAAACGTAGTTTGGCGGTGGTAATTGGGATTAACGAATATCACAACGGAATTGCTCGCCTCAAAACTGCAGTTCCTGATGCGATCGCGATCGCCGAAATCCTTAAAGATCATTATCAATATCAATTAGTTCATCCTAATTTTAAGACAGGAGTAATCGTCAATCACTATGCTACTAAAGATCGCCTCAAAAGCCTCTTTACAGATATTCTGCCTAATAAAATAAGGCCTACCCAGAGCGATCGCCTAGTACTCTACTTTGCTGGACATGGTATTGCTCGTAGTAGCGATACTGGTCCAGAAGGCTATCTCGTCCCCCAAGATGGGAATGTCAATGAGCCTAATTCTTTGTTGCGGATGGGGGATTTACATGACTGGTTGTCCTATCTCGAATGCAGACATCTATTAGTAATTCTCGATTGTTGCTTTGCAGGGACATTTCGTTGGGCAAGTACTCGTAAACTGATTCCCATTCCAGAGAAAATTCATTGGGAGCATTACTATCGTTTTATTAAATATTCTGCATGGCAAGTAATTACCTCTGCGGCACATAACCAAGAAGCCTTAGACTTTCTCAATAATCGCGATCTCGACACTAGTCAACAACATTCTCCCTTTGCCGAAGGATTGATTAAAGCTTTGGGCGATCGCCAAGCAGATTTAATTGCTGATGGTGTAATTACTACTCCCGAACTATATCTCTATCTTCGAGATTATGTAGAGTTAAACTCCCAAGAAAAACAGACTCCAGGATTTTTCCCTTTAACCAAACACGATCGCGGAGAATATATTTTCAAACTCCCCGATCTTGAACCACAATTAGAACCTGCACCCAAACTAGAAAAAGACAATAATCCCTATCGAGGCTTAGAATCCTTTGAAGAAAGACATTCACGTCTCTTTTTTGGCAGACAAGAAGTTATTCAGGACTTATTTGAGAAAGTTACTCAACCTCATCAGCAGTTAACCGTAGTTTTGGGTATATCTGGTTCGGGAAAATCTAGTTTAGTCAAGGCAGGTTTAATTCCCTATTTACGGGAAAAGGAGCCTCAAAAATGGCAGATACTCGAACCGATCCGACCTGGAAATAAACCTTTTAGTTCTCTTGCTAGAGTTTTATCTGCCCTTAATAACCAAGACCAAACCAACTTTGAGGATCAAGTAGTTTTATTCGATCATAATCCCCCTACTGAAGCTAGTCGTAGTCTAGCTGGAGACACTACTATCCTCGGTCAAAAGCTGCAACAAAATCCTCATCAGTCAATTAATTCAATTCAAACTTGGTCTCGGGAACATTCTCAGACTAAGTTGCTATTAGTCATCGATCAATTTGAAGAGTTGATTACTCTAGCACAAGCCACAGTTACTACAACCGAGGAGCAAAAATCAACTTGGTGGAATAAACTTCAAACAAAACTTTTTTCAGCTACTAGAGGGAAAACTGACCCAGTTGAAACTCAAAAAAGAGAAGAATGCCATGATTTTATCGATCTGCTAGCTCAAATCTTAGAGCAATGTCCCCAGGTTAGTTTAATTATTACTTTGCGCTCTGATTTTGAACCAAGATTTCTAACTTCAGCCTTACAGTCAGATTGGGCAATTTCCCGTTTTGTAGTCCGTGCTATGCGATCAGATGAATTAAGAGATGTAGTGGAAAAACCCGCTACCGAGATGGCATTGTATTTTGAACCGGCTAATTTAGTAGATCGTCTGGTGGATGAAGTAGCTCAGATGCCAGGAGCTTTACCATTGCTATCTTTTACTCTCAGTGAGATGTATATCAATTTACATCGTGCCTGGATTGAAGAAGGAAAGGAAGATCGAGCCTTGACCGTAGATGCGGACTTTGAAAGAGAAGGTGGAGTAGCTGGTGCTCTAACTAGGAGAGCTAATCAAGAATATGACAATCTACCCAATCAAGCTCATCAATTAACGATGCGCCAAGTAATGTTACGGATGGTAGAAATTGATGGAGGTGAAGCTGTTAAGCGCAGGGTATTAAAGCCAGAGCTAATCTATCCTAGCCAGTCAGAGAATCAGCGAGTTGAAAGGGTATTGAATAGTTTAGTCGATACCCGCCTGATTGTTACGGGCAAAGATACTGAATCAGACAGCATTTATTACGAGCCTGCCCACGATTTCTTAGTCCGAGGTTGGGATAAATTGCAGGATTGGCTACAAAAAGGTCAATTACAAGATAATTTATTCTTACAGCGTCTTCTAACTCCTGCGGCATTTGAATGGCAAGAAAAGAAAAAACCGCGAGATTATCTCTGGAATGCGAATCCAAGATTAGGCATACTTAAGCAAATACTTGGGTCTGAGAATAATTGGTTTAATCAAGTAGAAAAGGAATTTGTTAAAGATAGTATAGACCAGAAAAAATTAAACGTTACCATGCGTTGGAGTGGTGCGATCGCCGTAATTACGATTTTAAGTACATTGTTAATTGCAGCTTTGTTAGCACGCATGCAAGCCAAGATTGGTCAAAGCAATGCCTCCAAACAATCTGCCAGACTTAATCTGACCTCCAATCAGTCTTTAGATTCAATGCTTGATAACCTAAGAGCAGCAACAGCTCTACAAGATTATCTTTTGAAGCTATCAGGACTTAATGAGCAATTAAAACAGCCAGTAGCAAAAACATTACAATGGTCGGTTTATCAAGTTAAAGAACTTAATCGGATGCAAGGGAATGTAGAAGATACTGTACCAGTTAGAAGTATTTTTAACCCTCAAGGTGATTTACTGGCTAGTGCCGAAGAAAATGGCATCATTCGTTTGTGGAATCTACAAGGAGAAGAGTTAAGAAGCTGGCAAGCTGATCGGCACAGAGTCTGGACGGTATCCTTTAGTTCCGCTCAAGATTACCAAAATAACTTAGTTAGTGGTTCAGAAAGCGGGATGATTCGCCTCTGGAATTTAGAAGGAGAAGAATTAGCTGCCTGGAAAGCTCATCAAGGGCAAGTTAGAGATTTTGACTTTAGTCAGGACGGTCAATTAATGGTTAGTGCTGGATGGAACGACGGCACCGTAGCTTTGTGGAACTTGCAGGGAAAACTATTAAGACGATGGCAAGCAGATTCAGACATGGTTAAAAGTGTTAGTTTTAGCCCCGACGAGCAATTAATCGCCACTGCTGGCAGAGATCAAACCATTCGTCTTTGGAATTTTCAGGGTAAATTATTGCAAAAATTTCCTGTCCATTCTTGGAAAGTAATCTTTAGCCCTAATGGTCAGTTATTTGCCAGTGCTGGAGATGATGGAGTAGTCAAAGTTTGGAATCGAAAATATCAGCTAGTAGGATCTTGGCAAGCTGATAGGCAACGCCTTTGGAACATCGCCTTTAGTTCCGATGGTCAAGCGATCGCCAGTGCGGGGGAGGATGGTAATGCTAGGGTATGGAACTTACATGGCAAGCAGTTATCAGAATTTAGAGGACATAATGGTCCTGTAAGGAGTGTTAGTTTTAGTCAAGATGGCAAACTTCTAGCTAGTTCGGGAGATGATGGCACTACTCGTTTATGGACTCTGGAGAATCAAGAGTTAGCCAAATGGCAGGGAGATAGAAACTGGATTCAGGACTTAGTCTTTAGTATTGATGGCAAATTTTTAGCCAGTACTGGAGAAGATGGCAAGATACGCCTTTGGGATCTTGAGGGCAAACTGTTATCAGAATTTTTAGGACATTATTCATTGATCGGTAGGATTAGTTTAAGTCCTGATGGACAATTACTAGCTGGTGTTAGTAAAAATGGGACTGTTCATCTTTGGAATTTGCAGGGTGAATTATTACAAACATTGCCAACTCAGATCCGTTCTCCAGAAACCATTAGATTCAGCCGTGATGGTCAGTTACTAGCTATTGCCGGTGCGAACGGGATAATCAAACTGTGGAACCTACAAGGTGAATTAGTAGCTGAATTGTCAGAACATGAGGGTCTAGTTAATAGTCTCAGTTTTAGTCCCGATGGTAAATTACTAGCCAGTGCTAGTGAAGACGGCACTGTGATCGTCTGGGATTGGGAATCAGAACAAGTAATCAATCAATTTCAGGATCACATTGGGGAGGTTTACGCCGTGGCTTTTAGTCCTGATGGTAAGTGGCTAGCTAGTGGTGGTCAAGACAGCACAATTCGTCGCTGGAATATTGAAAATAATTCCACTAAGTTTCCTTTGCATATTTACCAAGCAAGAGTGAATTCAGTAATCTATAGTCCTGATGGAAAAACAATTTTCAGCAGTGATGATCGTGGTTCGGTTCGACTATGGGATTTTGATAGTGGAGAGTCTCTGGCAACTTGGACAGCTCATCAATCTGGCATTAAACGCCTTAGTTTAAATCCAGAGGGAAATTTACTTGCTACAACAGGAGAAGGAGGAGAGATTAAATTATGGCGGATTGATTCTTTTGAACAGTTAATTGGTCAAGTTTGCTCATTAATGGAGAATTATCTGCAAAATAACTCTGCTGTCGCTCAGAGCGATCGCTTTCTCTGTAATAATACACCATAA
- a CDS encoding ShlB/FhaC/HecB family hemolysin secretion/activation protein: MNNHQFKSFKRINLMLLPVAMLTMATETSAQEKGKTDIDRVDQILYLAQTPELPPGVNTDNLPRSPLPDTQQKPRIVPLPPIEDFLESPPNQLPEGEAPELEVEFEVNKFKLEGNTVLKEEELEAVFKKYRDRPLTFADLLELETKLTKLYTSNGYINSGVVIPQQNVSQGVVTIQAIEGRVEEINVNVDGRLKESYIRSRLSRGTKSPLNIEELQEALQLLQLNPLVESLNAELSVGLSRDRWALDVDVNQGNAFDPVLFVNNSRTPSVGSVQRGLELNHNNVLGYADRFSFVFKNTDGSNDFDTNYTIPVNSLDGTVGLRYRYVDSDIIEGDFDDLDIESQTDELEFTLRQPVFLSANSESTQELALGLEFSRQTNEVSLRDEPFPDLSPGADEDGETKISALRFFQDWTRRTRKDVLAARSQFSLGLDIFDATVNEGAPDGKFVSWRGQVQWLRQLASSSNINLLLRSDIQLSGDDLVPLERFSLGGVDSVRGYRQDALLGDSGLFISAEVRIPFYRWSRRQSSLSAIPFIDFGTSWSNSDNVNQDEDTVVSFGVGLQLDLSDMLRARLDYGIPLVDVEDSGDTLQEDGLYFSLEYFPF; encoded by the coding sequence ATGAATAATCATCAGTTTAAATCGTTCAAACGAATCAATTTAATGCTCTTACCAGTAGCTATGCTAACTATGGCTACTGAAACTTCTGCTCAGGAAAAGGGTAAGACAGACATTGATCGTGTCGATCAGATTTTGTACTTGGCTCAAACTCCAGAATTGCCTCCAGGTGTTAATACGGATAATTTACCTCGTTCTCCCCTTCCAGATACTCAGCAGAAACCGAGGATTGTTCCACTGCCACCGATTGAAGACTTTTTAGAATCTCCGCCAAACCAGTTGCCAGAAGGAGAAGCTCCAGAACTAGAAGTTGAATTCGAAGTTAATAAATTTAAGTTAGAAGGCAATACAGTTTTGAAAGAAGAAGAATTAGAAGCTGTATTCAAAAAATATCGCGATCGCCCTTTAACTTTTGCCGATTTATTAGAGTTAGAAACTAAACTAACTAAACTCTACACTAGCAACGGTTATATAAATTCAGGGGTAGTGATTCCCCAGCAAAATGTCAGTCAAGGGGTAGTCACAATTCAAGCGATCGAGGGTAGAGTTGAAGAAATTAACGTCAACGTTGATGGTCGTTTAAAAGAAAGCTATATTCGTTCTCGTCTCAGCAGAGGAACGAAATCCCCATTAAATATTGAAGAACTGCAGGAAGCATTACAACTACTACAGCTTAATCCTTTAGTCGAGAGTCTCAATGCGGAACTATCTGTAGGCTTAAGTCGCGATCGCTGGGCATTAGATGTGGATGTCAATCAAGGAAATGCTTTTGACCCCGTATTATTTGTCAACAATAGTCGTACCCCCAGTGTAGGCAGTGTACAACGGGGTTTAGAGCTGAATCATAACAATGTTTTAGGTTATGCCGATCGCTTTAGTTTTGTCTTTAAAAATACTGACGGCAGTAACGATTTTGATACCAACTATACTATTCCCGTTAACTCCCTTGATGGAACTGTAGGGTTGCGTTATCGCTATGTAGACAGCGATATTATTGAAGGAGATTTTGACGATTTAGATATCGAATCTCAGACTGATGAACTAGAGTTCACCCTGAGGCAACCGGTCTTTTTGAGTGCCAATTCTGAATCGACTCAGGAACTAGCTTTAGGTTTAGAATTTTCCCGTCAAACCAATGAAGTTTCTTTGCGAGATGAACCTTTTCCTGACCTCTCTCCTGGAGCAGATGAAGATGGCGAGACCAAGATTTCTGCCCTGCGTTTTTTCCAAGATTGGACAAGACGTACTCGTAAAGATGTATTGGCAGCGCGATCGCAATTTAGCTTAGGGCTAGATATTTTTGATGCGACAGTTAATGAAGGTGCGCCAGATGGTAAATTTGTCTCTTGGCGGGGACAAGTACAGTGGTTGAGGCAATTAGCGTCCAGCTCCAATATCAATTTACTTCTACGTTCTGATATTCAGCTTTCTGGTGACGATTTAGTACCTCTGGAGAGGTTTAGCTTGGGTGGAGTAGACAGCGTTCGCGGTTATCGTCAGGATGCCCTACTAGGAGATAGTGGCTTATTTATCTCCGCTGAAGTTAGAATTCCTTTCTATCGTTGGAGTCGGCGACAAAGTAGTCTTTCAGCAATTCCCTTTATCGATTTTGGGACTAGCTGGAGTAATTCCGATAACGTTAATCAAGATGAAGATACGGTGGTATCGTTTGGAGTCGGGTTACAGTTAGATCTAAGCGATATGCTCCGTGCCCGTTTAGATTATGGTATTCCCCTAGTAGATGTGGAAGACAGTGGCGATACTCTACAAGAAGATGGTTTGTATTTTTCTCTGGAATATTTTCCTTTTTAA
- a CDS encoding CHAT domain-containing protein, whose translation MNLKLILRWLGQGVNWLMSQLSQLYFPFRWSKTAVGFMVLVTVGIITAITLPAMSQDVNQVQPQKLAQKGKEYYEAGKLARAIKTWQKATVAYQDQGNLDGSRESYLNTATAQQALGLYPQSCDSLLGAFDLTNKTSCSNIIEQAQTIEPQLEGIVPMTEEAEAKFLPDVSDIEQYPDSVDKVTGLLRFGDYLRESGYPRVASKALEMGLETTNRLDDPLQQTATLLSLGNTARAIAIEKQNQFPPQTVVLDTIANSGGSAESALTPYQPALSYYEQAAQTSPNQLDGLKAELNGLSLLLDIKDFWQDAIVELNQNINLLEISDPEFLSQITDGSERLNRELNQQLNPQITAAISKIEPEVDSFPSTRAGIYGKINFAQSLIRQGRTDQDTAEILATAIQQSREINNVIAEAEAMGYLGYLYEQQGQYAEASRLTEGSLQLAPTAEYPEVAYRWNSQLGRILAAQGKRDNALNAYEASFNTIKALRSDLATTPVEPIFRDYISLLLEEEPTLPQLNQARDVLESLQIVKLDNFFRDPCSQVAEEPVAIDDVDSEAAVIYPILLQDRLEVILTLPGQPLRHYETKNLTQKQVDNTIKKLRRRSLTNPGFAEAIRGARGTDEPEAEIAKIKRSQEESLQEDILPLASEIYSWLIEPAEEDLKASGVKTLVFVLDGSLRNIPMSLLYDQKEQQYLIEKDYNIALSSGLQLTNPQPLKRQQIRVLAAGVTNEFPAYRFPPIPKVEDELKEIKRIFNKSEILLNQDFTEASLQEKLQESDFPVVHLATHGQFGSTSDQTFILSGAKEGNPLINVNRFDNLLRAGNLKRSQPIELLVLSACNTAEGDSQAILGLAGVAVRAGARSTLATLWGANDEATANLMGKFYNNLANDVQISKARALRQAQLDLLAEEDSQYRHPYYWAPFVLVGNWL comes from the coding sequence ATGAATCTAAAATTAATCTTGAGATGGCTAGGACAAGGCGTAAACTGGCTAATGAGCCAATTAAGTCAGCTTTATTTTCCTTTCAGATGGAGTAAAACTGCTGTTGGCTTTATGGTCTTAGTTACCGTTGGCATAATCACTGCCATTACCTTGCCAGCAATGTCTCAAGATGTCAATCAAGTACAGCCCCAAAAATTAGCTCAAAAAGGCAAAGAATATTACGAAGCAGGAAAATTAGCTCGAGCAATTAAAACCTGGCAAAAAGCTACAGTAGCTTATCAAGATCAAGGCAACCTTGATGGTAGTAGAGAAAGCTATCTCAATACTGCCACGGCGCAACAAGCTTTGGGTCTTTATCCCCAATCCTGCGATAGCCTATTAGGAGCATTTGACCTCACTAATAAAACTAGTTGTAGCAACATCATCGAGCAAGCTCAAACTATAGAACCGCAGTTAGAGGGAATCGTTCCTATGACTGAAGAAGCGGAAGCTAAATTTTTACCCGATGTCTCTGATATCGAGCAATATCCCGATTCTGTAGATAAAGTTACCGGTTTACTTCGTTTTGGTGATTATCTTCGTGAAAGTGGCTACCCCAGAGTAGCAAGCAAAGCCTTAGAAATGGGTTTGGAGACAACAAACAGACTTGACGATCCTCTCCAGCAAACTGCCACCTTGCTGAGTTTGGGCAATACGGCTAGAGCGATCGCTATAGAAAAACAGAATCAGTTTCCTCCACAAACTGTGGTTTTAGATACAATTGCCAACTCTGGTGGTTCAGCAGAATCTGCCTTAACACCCTATCAACCAGCTTTATCTTATTATGAGCAGGCAGCCCAGACTTCTCCCAATCAATTAGATGGATTAAAAGCAGAACTAAATGGTCTTAGTCTGTTGCTAGATATCAAAGATTTTTGGCAGGATGCGATCGTCGAGCTGAATCAAAATATTAATCTCCTAGAAATTAGCGATCCTGAGTTTCTTAGTCAGATTACAGATGGCTCAGAACGACTGAATCGAGAATTAAATCAACAGCTAAACCCGCAAATTACAGCGGCAATTAGTAAAATTGAACCTGAAGTAGATAGTTTTCCCTCCACTCGAGCGGGTATTTATGGCAAGATCAATTTTGCTCAAAGCCTAATTCGTCAGGGTAGAACTGACCAAGATACTGCGGAAATTCTGGCTACAGCAATACAGCAATCCCGTGAAATCAATAACGTAATTGCTGAAGCAGAGGCAATGGGCTATCTGGGCTATCTTTATGAACAACAAGGACAATATGCTGAAGCTAGTCGCTTAACCGAAGGTTCATTACAACTAGCTCCTACCGCAGAGTATCCTGAAGTCGCTTATCGTTGGAACTCCCAGCTAGGAAGAATCTTAGCCGCCCAAGGGAAACGTGATAACGCTCTTAACGCTTACGAGGCATCCTTTAACACCATTAAAGCTTTGCGGAGTGATTTAGCAACTACTCCGGTTGAACCAATCTTTCGAGATTATATAAGCTTACTACTAGAAGAAGAACCAACTCTTCCCCAATTAAATCAAGCTCGTGATGTCCTAGAATCTTTGCAGATTGTTAAATTAGACAACTTCTTCCGCGATCCTTGTTCCCAAGTAGCAGAAGAACCAGTGGCGATCGATGATGTAGATTCAGAAGCAGCAGTAATTTATCCGATACTGCTTCAAGACCGTTTAGAAGTAATTTTGACACTTCCTGGACAACCCCTCCGCCATTATGAGACTAAAAATCTGACTCAAAAACAAGTCGATAACACTATTAAAAAACTGCGTCGTCGCTCCCTAACTAATCCTGGTTTTGCCGAGGCTATTCGTGGTGCAAGAGGTACCGATGAACCAGAAGCAGAAATTGCCAAAATTAAACGCTCTCAAGAAGAATCCCTTCAGGAAGATATCTTACCCCTGGCGTCAGAAATCTACAGTTGGTTGATTGAACCAGCAGAAGAAGACCTTAAAGCCAGTGGTGTTAAGACCCTCGTATTTGTTCTAGATGGTTCATTGCGTAACATTCCTATGTCTTTGCTTTACGATCAAAAAGAACAACAATATCTAATTGAGAAAGATTATAATATTGCTCTTAGCTCTGGTTTACAGCTAACTAATCCTCAACCACTCAAAAGACAGCAGATTAGAGTATTAGCAGCAGGAGTTACCAACGAATTTCCAGCATATCGTTTTCCACCAATTCCTAAAGTAGAAGACGAGTTAAAAGAAATCAAACGAATTTTCAATAAATCAGAAATTCTTCTCAATCAAGATTTTACAGAAGCTAGCCTTCAAGAAAAATTACAGGAATCAGATTTTCCTGTAGTTCATCTGGCAACTCACGGTCAATTTGGCTCAACATCTGACCAAACTTTTATTCTCAGTGGTGCTAAAGAAGGAAACCCCCTGATTAACGTTAACCGATTTGATAATTTACTCCGGGCTGGGAATTTAAAACGTTCTCAACCGATTGAATTATTAGTTCTCAGTGCTTGTAATACTGCCGAAGGAGATAGCCAGGCTATTCTTGGTTTAGCAGGGGTCGCAGTGCGTGCCGGCGCTCGTAGTACCCTCGCAACGTTATGGGGAGCTAATGACGAGGCTACTGCCAATCTGATGGGTAAGTTTTACAATAATTTGGCGAATGATGTTCAAATTAGTAAAGCTAGAGCCTTGCGCCAAGCACAATTAGATTTATTGGCAGAAGAAGACTCTCAGTATCGTCATCCTTACTATTGGGCTCCCTTTGTATTAGTGGGTAATTGGTTATAA
- a CDS encoding fatty acid desaturase produces the protein MTQQLIAPKIQSSSAVQPAEEKLQLCWVNIIFFAAFHIIALSAPWFFSWSALGVAIFFHWLCGSIGICLAYHRILTHRSLEVPKWLERILVTCGALALQGGPIFWVAGHSLHHAHTEDNDKDPYSAKRGFWWSHMGWLMFKQDKYFDYDQYKRYAPRTDRDPYYRWLNNNFILVQIALGLALYALGGWSFVIYGIFVRAVTLWHCTWFVNSATHFWGYKNFECEDGSLNLWWVGILAYGEGWHNNHHFRPRVAKAGQRWWEIDVTWWAIQVLRSLGLAKKVVM, from the coding sequence ATGACACAACAATTGATTGCCCCCAAGATTCAGTCATCGTCAGCGGTTCAACCAGCAGAGGAAAAGCTCCAATTATGCTGGGTTAACATAATCTTTTTTGCTGCTTTTCACATCATAGCCTTATCAGCACCCTGGTTTTTCTCCTGGTCTGCCTTGGGGGTAGCAATTTTCTTCCACTGGTTGTGTGGCAGTATTGGTATTTGCTTGGCATATCATCGTATCTTGACTCATCGCAGTTTGGAAGTACCCAAATGGTTAGAACGTATTCTAGTAACCTGCGGTGCACTAGCATTACAAGGTGGTCCTATTTTCTGGGTAGCAGGACACAGCTTACACCACGCCCACACTGAAGACAATGACAAAGATCCTTATTCTGCTAAACGCGGTTTTTGGTGGAGTCATATGGGTTGGTTAATGTTTAAACAGGATAAATACTTCGATTACGATCAATATAAAAGATATGCCCCCCGTACTGATAGAGATCCCTACTATCGTTGGTTAAACAACAACTTTATCTTGGTTCAAATTGCTTTAGGTCTTGCCTTATACGCTTTAGGTGGTTGGTCTTTTGTTATCTACGGTATCTTTGTTAGAGCAGTAACTCTATGGCACTGCACCTGGTTTGTCAACTCTGCTACACATTTCTGGGGTTACAAAAACTTTGAATGTGAAGATGGTTCTCTCAACCTCTGGTGGGTCGGCATTCTAGCTTATGGCGAAGGCTGGCACAACAACCATCACTTCAGACCTCGTGTTGCTAAAGCTGGTCAACGTTGGTGGGAAATTGATGTGACCTGGTGGGCAATCCAAGTATTACGCAGTTTAGGACTAGCGAAGAAAGTCGTGATGTAA